One genomic region from Nymphaea colorata isolate Beijing-Zhang1983 chromosome 10, ASM883128v2, whole genome shotgun sequence encodes:
- the LOC126410449 gene encoding uncharacterized protein LOC126410449 produces the protein MAASSSSTVNTNPTEIGAFRTENVPMQVITLRLTKENYFSWSPAMTMGIAGRGRMAYIDGSNPEPARTSDVWHTWFLEDNQVKTWIINSVSADIQPLILRKKTARDMWVVLEQMYGQKKTAIRTYQVMKTVYGIRQGNSSVAEYYGALKAKWEELDYHSDIPWHCPHDQALYVAHEWENRVFLFLAGLNDEFEGVRSQILNSGEVSSIEDVYSCVEAEEQRRLVTKEGKRELVPYYERSALVSRGPDGPSRSLRRCTHCKKTGHTMDYCWDLHPEKKGTKGRSSIGRTPVSEVQASSGEKVSISADQLRELRAYLGRIDVNKIETSERTTANQALAVIGNQGNSSVGEWIVDSGATHHMTGLGDREEDWDWFSF, from the exons atggcagcctcttcctcgtccacCGTCAACACTAATCcgactgaaataggggcttttagaactgagaatgttcccatgcaggtcattaCTCTTCgccttaccaaggagaactatttctcgtggtcaccggctatgactatggggattgctggccgtggtcgcatggcctatattgatggaagcaaccctgaaccagcaagaacaagtgatgtgtggcatacgtggtttcttgaggataatcaagtgaaaacttggattatCAActccgtttccgccgatattcagccccttatccttcggaagaagactgctagagacatgtgggtggttctcgagcaaatgtatggccaaaagaaaacggcaattcgtacttaccaagtaatgaagacagtctatggcattcgacaagggaactcgtctgttgcagagtactatggggctttgaaagctaagtgggaagagcttgactatcattctgatattccttggcattgtccccatgatcaggcgctctatgttgctcatgaatgggaaaacagggtgttcctctttttagcaggtttaaatgatgagtttgaaggtgttcgaagccagattctgaattcaggggaggtgtccagtattgaagatgtgtattcctgtgttgaagcggaagaacagagaaggcttgttacaaaagaagggaagagggaacttgtgccctattacgagagatctgctctcgtgagtcgtggtcctgacGGCCCGTCTAGatctcttcgccggtgcactcactgcaagaagacaggtcacaccatggattattgctgggatcttcatccagaaaagaagggaacCAAAGGGAGATCGTCAATTGGGAGAACacctgtgtctgaggtgcaggcatccagtggagaaaaagtctccatttctgctgaccagcttcgtgaactaagggcttatttgggcaggatcgatgtcaacaagattgagacctcagagagaactacagctaatcaggctcttgcagttattggcaatcaaggtaactcttctgtgggggaatggattgtcgatagtggtgctactcatcacatgacag gacttggtgacagggaagaggattgggattggtttagcttctga